TTGTCATCTTCTTCGTTGGAACCTATGGGCATTGATGGCAAATACATTCCTTTCCATTGATGTCAGTGGCATACATCATCTTTTACATTACATTTCTGTTCTTGCAGAACAATAAGAGCTCTGCATCAAAACACACAGGATCAAAATCTGGTACCAGCAACAATGCACCAAAAATCAATAATGGGGTACTGAATTAATTAGTGGAAATTGATTGTAATCTGATTTCCTCTCTGTAATTTGCTGATGCCTTTCTTAAACTATTTTTTGCCATATGAATTTCTGCAGTTAAAAACAAAGGCTCAGATGTTAAAAAGTACAAGAGATTACTCATTTCTATTATCTGATGATGCCGAACTTCCTGTTACATCAAAATGTTCTCTACCTCATAAAGCCTCTGCTGCTAATTCTGGTACGTTTTCTGTCGTAGCTGATCTGGCTATATATTTAGTGGCTCAGGGTGTAATCTATTTATTTAGAAAacttattctattttttttggtgatattgAAGCTGCACGAGTAGCTTTACCACCAAGCACCAAGCAATCTTCAAGCAATACTGGGAGGAAGTTGCTAGATGATCGTGAAGTACGGAAACCTATACCGGGAAACAGTCAAATGCAATCGAAACTGTTGACTCAGAAATCAGTTTCTGTTGGTAAACAAACTCAACTAGCATTAGATTCCAGGAAACAACTGGGTAGCAGTAAAGGGAGTGGGCCTGGCCGGCCTTTGGGGGTGCCTCCCAAAATCTTAACTGGTCCAAACGGCAAGAGGGTTTTGACACCAGGTGTAAAGACCACTGTGCCTGCTTTGCATAAGCCAACCTCTTCAAAGTTGCAACCTTCTATTCCAAGGCAATCCTTGGTACAGAAAAAGGAAATACTACAATCTGGAAAATCAAAGGTGATGCCAAAACAAGCTGAGCCTTCATACAAACATAAGCCGATTATGCAGAAACAGGCAGTGCCGTCATCTAATTCTCAGGTTTTACCTATATTTTCATTTGCATGTTATCCATTTTATCTTTTCCTTCTCCTGCAGAGAATGAAGGCCTACTTacctttcattttgatttgggTCCTTCTGGGTGTGGGGGTTCCAGGGAGTAGTAGTGGTGTTGAAGACATGCTCATCCCGATTTTTGATTTTAACAGATAAAGCAACTGCCTCCTAAAAATGCAACTCGTTCTTTGGAAGATAGGCGCCCTGCAAGAAAACCGATGAGacatgatgaagaagatgatggAGCAGAAGCTATTAGTATGATTAGGAGGATGTTTGGGTAATTATTCTTCCTATTCCTTTTTTGAgaaaaacttatatatatattatcaatttATATGTCATTATTTAAGGGTTCCTTTGTAAATGGATCTTT
The sequence above is a segment of the Solanum dulcamara chromosome 11, daSolDulc1.2, whole genome shotgun sequence genome. Coding sequences within it:
- the LOC129874222 gene encoding uncharacterized protein LOC129874222, which translates into the protein MHGYERDVYEEYEDLDEYEEEGEEDEGGEEEYEEEETQQPPEELLEYLELRQRLKEDIRKQRKKELGSANGLSRGIKKAFPMDNYGSFFGPSQPVIAQRVIQESKSLLENPNLAAKVMKSNHSNNKSSASKHTGSKSGTSNNAPKINNGLKTKAQMLKSTRDYSFLLSDDAELPVTSKCSLPHKASAANSAARVALPPSTKQSSSNTGRKLLDDREVRKPIPGNSQMQSKLLTQKSVSVGKQTQLALDSRKQLGSSKGSGPGRPLGVPPKILTGPNGKRVLTPGVKTTVPALHKPTSSKLQPSIPRQSLVQKKEILQSGKSKVMPKQAEPSYKHKPIMQKQAVPSSNSQIKQLPPKNATRSLEDRRPARKPMRHDEEDDGAEAISMIRRMFGYNPNRYQDEDDTSDMEANFDDILREEKRSAKIAKKEDEEELRKIEEEERRERFRKQSKKRKLSHQ